A genomic region of Branchiostoma lanceolatum isolate klBraLanc5 chromosome 4, klBraLanc5.hap2, whole genome shotgun sequence contains the following coding sequences:
- the LOC136433242 gene encoding uncharacterized protein isoform X2: MRVLGKRAQTTHPAMSRAFGTTGRLDNQKHMIQTTLKATTDKMTAGLETTQAVDVQKAGVTMETMCEEELIEVDGEGVVSQGGKSAAELLLTALQNMDASQAQALVVANMAQFNSDATVPDVSLDTTDSDLSSLGEGSLTPIIKEELKYTIQTKRLASGLDELDVEEIKKSSKAKKPRKISPEEEERRRVRRERNRVAAAKCRNKKRERGELLQEESERLESHNERLKSEISRLQEEKEKIAYLLQFHRPTCIMKAPATTCAPVTTTVKPTAAMVDSFFSTASSSSDLSWDSTGTGGQDTSPSPAIVPVDLSCAYSDSDSDSDTDLS; the protein is encoded by the exons ATGAGAGTCCTTGGCAAGCGAGCACAGACGACACATCCAGCCATGAGCAGGGCATTTGGAACTACTGGGCGCCTTGACAACCAGAAACAT ATGATACAGACGACACTTAAAGCTACCACAGACAAAATGACTGCAGGGTTGGAGACGACACAGGCTGTAGACGTACAGAAGGCGGGAGTCACCATGGAGACCATGTGTGAGGAAGAGCTCATTGAGGTGGACGGAGAGGGGGTGGTCAGTCAGGGAGGGAAGAGCGCGGCCGAGCTGCTGCTGACCGCTCTGCAGAACATGGACGCCAGCCAGGCGCAGGCGCTAGTAGTGGCCAACATGGCACAG TTCAACAGTGACGCTACGGTCCCGGACGTCTCCCTGGACACCACCGACTCCGACCTGTCGTCCCTGGGGGAGGGCAGCCTCACCCCCATCATCAAGGAAGAGCTGAAGTACACCATCCAGACCAAACGCCTGGCCAGCGGGCTGGACGAGCTGGACGTGGAGGAAATCAAGAAAAGCAGCAAGGCCAAGAAGCCGCGGAAG ATTTCCCCAGAGGAGGAGGAACGGCGCAGGGTGCGGCGGGAGAGAAACAGGGTCGCCGCCGCCAAGTGCAGGAACAAGAAGAGGGAGCGGGGCGAGCTGCTGCAGGAG GAGTCCGAACGACTGGAGTCGCATAACGAGCGTCTCAAGTCGGAGATCTCCCGGCTACAAGAAGAGAAGGAGAAGATCGCTTACCTGCTGCAGTTCCACCGTCCCACCTGCATCATGAAAGCACCTGCGACCACCTGCGCACCTGTCACAACAACCGTCAAGCCTACAGCGGCGATGGTGGACTCCTTCTTCTCCACCGCGTCCTCCTCCTCAGACCTCTCGTGGGACTCCACCGGAACTGGGGGACAGGACACTTCACCCTCACCTGCTATAGTTCCGGTGGACCTGTCCTGTGCGTATAGTGACAGTGACAGTGACAGCGACACTGACCTGAGCTGA
- the LOC136433241 gene encoding beclin 1-associated autophagy-related key regulator-like isoform X2 produces the protein MAAIDSNSDSSSSSNVLVDKQQLEAGSSSDSSDDLSTPVQKCPLCCSRKKRFTCKSCVNDGNFSRPDCSDSPARYSEKLQELSNWKRERLKLHARASDVVDSSKKVVSLRWEVLDCTSRLVALRKAVDEVEARKKEEHEQLSQLHEENRRRKHKELRHTEKLEKIQQYLSQIQAHVARQHEELEVRQEALVDVRRDNIRELTTSIFDIQDVAHTGSSPTSPKRIQVLESPPAEPPDKGRFWERRGKVVHFLNFWDSEEDISESTVQQLAEARRTAYVRGRWVYTDINNDSQVCIVEPCLPANGNYSAYLDWMEANKEASIGPDSDLDQKNPAYTFSAALSHTTQLVKLLAFYLGVNLPKRICYSEFCGEPLSSARFHRSVAKLNTNILHLCFTQNVSPELLHPMQTLRNIQALFSSPDLGRCGAFDVNPEMIQSIEEALTSGASHAMDDSDDDGAAGTDEHDISTDWETVPSSQLGEPHVEYIGESSTSALVSHHRRTSQGVTVTMSTSPTGGLMSSAAETVASFWRTATGQGGNK, from the exons atggcggccataGACTCCAACTCTGACAGTTCCTCTTCCAGCAACGTTCTAGTCGACAAGCAACAGCTCGAGGCTGGCTCCTCGTCAGACAGTTCCGACGACCTCTCCACCCCTGTACAGAAGTGCCCGTTATGTTGTAGCAGAAAGAAAAGGTTTACCTGTAAATCGTGTGTGAATGACGGTAATTTTAGTAGGCCTGACTGCTCGGACTCGCCAGCTAG ATATTCAGAAAAGTTACAAGAGCTTTCAAATTGGAAGAGAGAAAGATTGAAACTTCATGCCAG GGCTTCAGATGTGGTTGACAGTAGCAAGAAAGTTGTATCTTTG AGATGGGAAGTTTTGGACTGTACCAGCAGGCTGGTGGCCCTCAGAAAAGCAGTAGATGAGGTGGAGGCAAGGAAGAAGGAGG AACACGAGCAGCTGTCCCAGCTGCATGAGGAGAATCGGCGGAGGAAACACAAGGAGCTTCGGCACACGGAGAAGCTGGAGAAGATCCAGCAGTACCTGTCCCAGATCCAGGCCCACGTGGCACGCCAGCACGAGGAGCTGGAGGTACGTCAGGAGGCGCTGGTCGACGTGCGCCGAGACAACATCCGCGAGCTGACCACCAGCATCTTTGACATCCAGGATGTCGCTCACACAGG TTCTAGTCCTACAAGTCCTAAGAGGATCCAGGTTCTTGAGTCCCCCCCAGCTGAACCCCCTGACAAGGGCCGATTCTGGGAACGGCGGGGGAAAGTTGTTCACTTCCTCAACTTCTG GGACTCTGAGGAGGACATATCGGAGAGCACAGTGCAGCAGCTGGCAGAGGCCAGACGTACGGCGTACGTACGAGGTCGCTGGGTGTACACAGACATCAATAATGACTCCCAGGTCTGCATCGTGGAGCCGTGCCTGCCTGCCAACGGGAACTACTCGGCCTACCTAGACTGGATGGAGGCTAATAAAGAGGCATCCATAGGACCAG ACTCCGACCTGGACCAGAAGAATCCTGCCTACACCTTCAGCGCTGCCCTCAGCCATACAACACAGCTGGTCAAACTGTTAGCCTTCTACCTGGGAGTCAACCTGCCCAAGAGAATATGCTACAG TGAGTTTTGTGGGGAGCCATTGAGTAGTGCTCGGTTCCACAGAAGTGTGGCAAAACTCAACACCAACATCCTGCACCTCTGCTTTACTCAG AATGTGTCCCCAGAACTGTTacaccccatgcagaccctcaggaACATACAGGCCCTCTTCAGCTCACCTGATCTTGGCAG ATGTGGTGCATTCGATGTAAATCCAGAAATGATCCAGTCAATAGAAGAGGCATTGACCTCTGGCGCGAGCCATGCTATGgatgacagtgatgatgacGGTGCGGCCGGTACCGATGAGCATGACATCAGCACCGACTGGGAAACCGTGCCAAGCTCTCAGCTGGGCGAGCCACACGTGGAGTACATTGGAGAAAGCAGCACATCTGCACTTGTGTCACACCACAGGCGCACCTCTCAGGGCGTGACTGTTACCATGTCAACCAGCCCCACAGGGGGTCTGATGTCATCAGCAGCAGAGACAGTAGCCTCGTTTTGGCGCACTGCTACAGGACAAGGTGGAAACAAGTGA
- the LOC136433241 gene encoding beclin 1-associated autophagy-related key regulator-like isoform X3, giving the protein MAAIDSNSDSSSSSNVLVDKQQLEAGSSSDSSDDLSTPVQKCPLCCSRKKRFTCKSCVNDGNFSRPDCSDSPARYSEKLQELSNWKRERLKLHARASDVVDSSKKVVSLRWEVLDCTSRLVALRKAVDEVEARKKEEHEQLSQLHEENRRRKHKELRHTEKLEKIQQYLSQIQAHVARQHEELEVRQEALVDVRRDNIRELTTSIFDIQDVAHTGDSEEDISESTVQQLAEARRTAYVRGRWVYTDINNDSQVCIVEPCLPANGNYSAYLDWMEANKEASIGPGDSDLDQKNPAYTFSAALSHTTQLVKLLAFYLGVNLPKRICYSEFCGEPLSSARFHRSVAKLNTNILHLCFTQNVSPELLHPMQTLRNIQALFSSPDLGRCGAFDVNPEMIQSIEEALTSGASHAMDDSDDDGAAGTDEHDISTDWETVPSSQLGEPHVEYIGESSTSALVSHHRRTSQGVTVTMSTSPTGGLMSSAAETVASFWRTATGQGGNK; this is encoded by the exons atggcggccataGACTCCAACTCTGACAGTTCCTCTTCCAGCAACGTTCTAGTCGACAAGCAACAGCTCGAGGCTGGCTCCTCGTCAGACAGTTCCGACGACCTCTCCACCCCTGTACAGAAGTGCCCGTTATGTTGTAGCAGAAAGAAAAGGTTTACCTGTAAATCGTGTGTGAATGACGGTAATTTTAGTAGGCCTGACTGCTCGGACTCGCCAGCTAG ATATTCAGAAAAGTTACAAGAGCTTTCAAATTGGAAGAGAGAAAGATTGAAACTTCATGCCAG GGCTTCAGATGTGGTTGACAGTAGCAAGAAAGTTGTATCTTTG AGATGGGAAGTTTTGGACTGTACCAGCAGGCTGGTGGCCCTCAGAAAAGCAGTAGATGAGGTGGAGGCAAGGAAGAAGGAGG AACACGAGCAGCTGTCCCAGCTGCATGAGGAGAATCGGCGGAGGAAACACAAGGAGCTTCGGCACACGGAGAAGCTGGAGAAGATCCAGCAGTACCTGTCCCAGATCCAGGCCCACGTGGCACGCCAGCACGAGGAGCTGGAGGTACGTCAGGAGGCGCTGGTCGACGTGCGCCGAGACAACATCCGCGAGCTGACCACCAGCATCTTTGACATCCAGGATGTCGCTCACACAGG GGACTCTGAGGAGGACATATCGGAGAGCACAGTGCAGCAGCTGGCAGAGGCCAGACGTACGGCGTACGTACGAGGTCGCTGGGTGTACACAGACATCAATAATGACTCCCAGGTCTGCATCGTGGAGCCGTGCCTGCCTGCCAACGGGAACTACTCGGCCTACCTAGACTGGATGGAGGCTAATAAAGAGGCATCCATAGGACCAGGTG ACTCCGACCTGGACCAGAAGAATCCTGCCTACACCTTCAGCGCTGCCCTCAGCCATACAACACAGCTGGTCAAACTGTTAGCCTTCTACCTGGGAGTCAACCTGCCCAAGAGAATATGCTACAG TGAGTTTTGTGGGGAGCCATTGAGTAGTGCTCGGTTCCACAGAAGTGTGGCAAAACTCAACACCAACATCCTGCACCTCTGCTTTACTCAG AATGTGTCCCCAGAACTGTTacaccccatgcagaccctcaggaACATACAGGCCCTCTTCAGCTCACCTGATCTTGGCAG ATGTGGTGCATTCGATGTAAATCCAGAAATGATCCAGTCAATAGAAGAGGCATTGACCTCTGGCGCGAGCCATGCTATGgatgacagtgatgatgacGGTGCGGCCGGTACCGATGAGCATGACATCAGCACCGACTGGGAAACCGTGCCAAGCTCTCAGCTGGGCGAGCCACACGTGGAGTACATTGGAGAAAGCAGCACATCTGCACTTGTGTCACACCACAGGCGCACCTCTCAGGGCGTGACTGTTACCATGTCAACCAGCCCCACAGGGGGTCTGATGTCATCAGCAGCAGAGACAGTAGCCTCGTTTTGGCGCACTGCTACAGGACAAGGTGGAAACAAGTGA
- the LOC136433245 gene encoding protein FosB-like yields the protein MSTSRRDRQDDEPRASDAGLLLEEDPYTEGSPSSWSPGSGDSGGGASASVKDELRATIRARQQDDGMILPDFDLLNARSDGRESRPLTAAEEKRLQRRRDRNREAAARCRTRRRELAERLHRETIQLGNLNSGLQTEIARLQAQRDQLQRALTEHIALCHTEQMEQS from the exons ATGTCAACATCGCGACGGGACCGCCAAGACGACGAGCCCCGCGCGTCGGACGCAGGATTACTGCTGGAGGAGGATCCTTACACTGAGGGCAGCCCCAGCAGTTGGTCGCCCGGATCGGGGGACTCTGGCGGGGGAGCGTCTGCTAGTGTCAAGGATGAACTGCGGGCGACGATCCGGGCCAGACAGCAGGATGACGGCATGATACTCCCCGACTTCGACCTGTTGAATGCACGGTCTGATGGAAGGGAGTCAAGACCG CTGACGGCGGCTGAGGAGAAGCGTCTGCAGCGGCGGCGGGACAGGAACAGGGAGGCCGCGGCTAGATGTCGGACTCGGAGGAGAGAGCTGGCCGAGAGGCTGCACAGG GAGACCATCCAGCTGGGGAACCTGAACTCCGGTCTGCAGACGGAGATCGCGCGCCTGCAGGCCCAGCGGGACCAGCTGCAGCGGGCACTCACCGAGCACATCGCCCTCTGCCACACTGAGCAGATGGAACAGTCGTGA
- the LOC136433241 gene encoding beclin 1-associated autophagy-related key regulator-like isoform X1: protein MAAIDSNSDSSSSSNVLVDKQQLEAGSSSDSSDDLSTPVQKCPLCCSRKKRFTCKSCVNDGNFSRPDCSDSPARYSEKLQELSNWKRERLKLHARASDVVDSSKKVVSLRWEVLDCTSRLVALRKAVDEVEARKKEEHEQLSQLHEENRRRKHKELRHTEKLEKIQQYLSQIQAHVARQHEELEVRQEALVDVRRDNIRELTTSIFDIQDVAHTGSSPTSPKRIQVLESPPAEPPDKGRFWERRGKVVHFLNFWDSEEDISESTVQQLAEARRTAYVRGRWVYTDINNDSQVCIVEPCLPANGNYSAYLDWMEANKEASIGPGDSDLDQKNPAYTFSAALSHTTQLVKLLAFYLGVNLPKRICYSEFCGEPLSSARFHRSVAKLNTNILHLCFTQNVSPELLHPMQTLRNIQALFSSPDLGRCGAFDVNPEMIQSIEEALTSGASHAMDDSDDDGAAGTDEHDISTDWETVPSSQLGEPHVEYIGESSTSALVSHHRRTSQGVTVTMSTSPTGGLMSSAAETVASFWRTATGQGGNK, encoded by the exons atggcggccataGACTCCAACTCTGACAGTTCCTCTTCCAGCAACGTTCTAGTCGACAAGCAACAGCTCGAGGCTGGCTCCTCGTCAGACAGTTCCGACGACCTCTCCACCCCTGTACAGAAGTGCCCGTTATGTTGTAGCAGAAAGAAAAGGTTTACCTGTAAATCGTGTGTGAATGACGGTAATTTTAGTAGGCCTGACTGCTCGGACTCGCCAGCTAG ATATTCAGAAAAGTTACAAGAGCTTTCAAATTGGAAGAGAGAAAGATTGAAACTTCATGCCAG GGCTTCAGATGTGGTTGACAGTAGCAAGAAAGTTGTATCTTTG AGATGGGAAGTTTTGGACTGTACCAGCAGGCTGGTGGCCCTCAGAAAAGCAGTAGATGAGGTGGAGGCAAGGAAGAAGGAGG AACACGAGCAGCTGTCCCAGCTGCATGAGGAGAATCGGCGGAGGAAACACAAGGAGCTTCGGCACACGGAGAAGCTGGAGAAGATCCAGCAGTACCTGTCCCAGATCCAGGCCCACGTGGCACGCCAGCACGAGGAGCTGGAGGTACGTCAGGAGGCGCTGGTCGACGTGCGCCGAGACAACATCCGCGAGCTGACCACCAGCATCTTTGACATCCAGGATGTCGCTCACACAGG TTCTAGTCCTACAAGTCCTAAGAGGATCCAGGTTCTTGAGTCCCCCCCAGCTGAACCCCCTGACAAGGGCCGATTCTGGGAACGGCGGGGGAAAGTTGTTCACTTCCTCAACTTCTG GGACTCTGAGGAGGACATATCGGAGAGCACAGTGCAGCAGCTGGCAGAGGCCAGACGTACGGCGTACGTACGAGGTCGCTGGGTGTACACAGACATCAATAATGACTCCCAGGTCTGCATCGTGGAGCCGTGCCTGCCTGCCAACGGGAACTACTCGGCCTACCTAGACTGGATGGAGGCTAATAAAGAGGCATCCATAGGACCAGGTG ACTCCGACCTGGACCAGAAGAATCCTGCCTACACCTTCAGCGCTGCCCTCAGCCATACAACACAGCTGGTCAAACTGTTAGCCTTCTACCTGGGAGTCAACCTGCCCAAGAGAATATGCTACAG TGAGTTTTGTGGGGAGCCATTGAGTAGTGCTCGGTTCCACAGAAGTGTGGCAAAACTCAACACCAACATCCTGCACCTCTGCTTTACTCAG AATGTGTCCCCAGAACTGTTacaccccatgcagaccctcaggaACATACAGGCCCTCTTCAGCTCACCTGATCTTGGCAG ATGTGGTGCATTCGATGTAAATCCAGAAATGATCCAGTCAATAGAAGAGGCATTGACCTCTGGCGCGAGCCATGCTATGgatgacagtgatgatgacGGTGCGGCCGGTACCGATGAGCATGACATCAGCACCGACTGGGAAACCGTGCCAAGCTCTCAGCTGGGCGAGCCACACGTGGAGTACATTGGAGAAAGCAGCACATCTGCACTTGTGTCACACCACAGGCGCACCTCTCAGGGCGTGACTGTTACCATGTCAACCAGCCCCACAGGGGGTCTGATGTCATCAGCAGCAGAGACAGTAGCCTCGTTTTGGCGCACTGCTACAGGACAAGGTGGAAACAAGTGA
- the LOC136433242 gene encoding protein c-Fos-like isoform X3: MIQTTLKATTDKMTAGLETTQAVDVQKAGVTMETMCEEELIEVDGEGVVSQGGKSAAELLLTALQNMDASQAQALVVANMAQFNSDATVPDVSLDTTDSDLSSLGEGSLTPIIKEELKYTIQTKRLASGLDELDVEEIKKSSKAKKPRKISPEEEERRRVRRERNRVAAAKCRNKKRERGELLQEESERLESHNERLKSEISRLQEEKEKIAYLLQFHRPTCIMKAPATTCAPVTTTVKPTAAMVDSFFSTASSSSDLSWDSTGTGGQDTSPSPAIVPVDLSCAYSDSDSDSDTDLS, translated from the exons ATGATACAGACGACACTTAAAGCTACCACAGACAAAATGACTGCAGGGTTGGAGACGACACAGGCTGTAGACGTACAGAAGGCGGGAGTCACCATGGAGACCATGTGTGAGGAAGAGCTCATTGAGGTGGACGGAGAGGGGGTGGTCAGTCAGGGAGGGAAGAGCGCGGCCGAGCTGCTGCTGACCGCTCTGCAGAACATGGACGCCAGCCAGGCGCAGGCGCTAGTAGTGGCCAACATGGCACAG TTCAACAGTGACGCTACGGTCCCGGACGTCTCCCTGGACACCACCGACTCCGACCTGTCGTCCCTGGGGGAGGGCAGCCTCACCCCCATCATCAAGGAAGAGCTGAAGTACACCATCCAGACCAAACGCCTGGCCAGCGGGCTGGACGAGCTGGACGTGGAGGAAATCAAGAAAAGCAGCAAGGCCAAGAAGCCGCGGAAG ATTTCCCCAGAGGAGGAGGAACGGCGCAGGGTGCGGCGGGAGAGAAACAGGGTCGCCGCCGCCAAGTGCAGGAACAAGAAGAGGGAGCGGGGCGAGCTGCTGCAGGAG GAGTCCGAACGACTGGAGTCGCATAACGAGCGTCTCAAGTCGGAGATCTCCCGGCTACAAGAAGAGAAGGAGAAGATCGCTTACCTGCTGCAGTTCCACCGTCCCACCTGCATCATGAAAGCACCTGCGACCACCTGCGCACCTGTCACAACAACCGTCAAGCCTACAGCGGCGATGGTGGACTCCTTCTTCTCCACCGCGTCCTCCTCCTCAGACCTCTCGTGGGACTCCACCGGAACTGGGGGACAGGACACTTCACCCTCACCTGCTATAGTTCCGGTGGACCTGTCCTGTGCGTATAGTGACAGTGACAGTGACAGCGACACTGACCTGAGCTGA